TGTCGCAGCTCGTCGACATCAAACGCGCCGACCGTCTGATCGACGCCCTGCCCGCCATCGCAGCCGCCGTGCCCGACGTCGTGGCGCTCATCGTCGGCGATGGTCCGGCGCGGCCGGCGCTCGAGCGGCGCGCCGCCGCGCTCGGCGTCGCGGGCCGCATCCGCTTCGAGGGCTTCGTCGCGCGCGACGCCCTGCCGCCGTACCTGCGCGCCGCAGATGTGTTCGTCGCGCTCTATGATTACTCGAACCTGTCGAACACACTGCTCGAGGCGCTCGTCGCCGGCCTGCCGGTCGTGACGCTGGCCAACGGCCGGACGGGCGATGTCGTAACGGACGGCGAAAACGGCCTATTGCTCCCACCGGACGACGCGGGCGTCATCGCGCCGTCGCTCATCCGCGTCCTGACCGATGACGCGCTGCGCACCGTGCTCGCCGCCGGCGCGGCCCAGTACGCCGCCACGTCGCTCGTCTCGTGGGATGAACGGATCGACCGCGAGGTCGCCGCCGTCCACGCCATCGTCGTCCGCTGGAGGAACCGCCGCCCATGAACAGCCCGGTATCGACCACGGCAACGCTCATCGCCTCGATTCCCGACGTCATGGCCGACGTCCGCGTCGGCGAGGCGGCGCGCGCGGCGGGCGTGCCCCTGGACAGCGTGAACGCCGACGCCTGGGCGGCCGCACTGGCCACCGACCCGCGCCCGGCCGGCGCCGTCGTCGACCTCACCGCGCCCGGCGCCCTCGACCGCATCGGCGCCGCGGTCGCGGCCGGCGTGCCGGTCCTGGCCTACGGCCCGCACGTGGCGGCGGATCTGCTGGCGGCAGCAACGCGGGCGGGGGCGCGGCGTGTCGTGCCCCGCGGCCGGATGATGCAGCACGCCGGCGCGCTGATGGCCGAGCTGCTCGCCGGGTCGGCGGCCGACGAGCCGTCGCGAGCGGAGGACTCCGATGCCGACGGGTCGTGACCGCCTGGTCTACAGCACGCACGGCGGCAAAGCGCCCAAGGCCGGAGTCGACAAGGGGCCGGGCTCGAGCCGACCACCTGCCGAGCAGACGGTTGCGATTCGGCGCGAGAAGAAGCACCGCGGCGGCAAGACCGTGACCGTCGCCTACGAGTTCCAGCTTCGCCCCGACGAACTCAAGGCGCTCGGCAAGCTGCTCAAGACCGCCTGCGGCACCGGCGGCACCGTCAAGGACGGCACGATCGAGATCCAGGGCGACCACCGCGACGCCATCGCGGCCACCCTGCAGAAGCTCGGCTACAAGACGAAGTTCACCGGCGGCTGACGACATATCGCCATCCGGATCACGGCATCGCAGCGACCAGCCAAAGCACCCCCCGCGCCACCCCATAGCCGATCGCCGCAAACAGCGCTGCCGCGCGGGCCGGCACCGGTGGTCCGCCTTCCACCGCCAGCGCGCCGGCGACGGCACCGAAGGTGGCCCAACCGACGGCCCAGCCGATCTCCGACACGGATACGCCGGTCGCACCGCTCGCCGCCGCCGCGAGCCCAGCGCCCGGCCCCGCGTGCCGCACCCACCCCGGCACGACGACGAGGGACGTTGCGACGATCCAACCGACCGTCCACCCGACGATCGGCTCGCCGACCGCTCGGCCGAGGCGCAGCGTCGACGCGGACGGCGTCGCCGGCGCGGTCCGACGCTCGACGGCCGAGCGCGCGAACACGACGGCCGCCATCGCCAGCCCACCGGCCAGCCAACCGGCGACGGACTGGCGCAGCGCAGGATCCGCATCGGCGCCGGACGACAGGGCACCGAGCGACGTGATGCCGGTCACGACGAGCCCGATCGCAACGGCGCCGCTGGCGGCGATGACTGCCTGCGCTGTCGTCGCCGCCACGTGCCGGGCGCCGATACGCGCCCGACGCAGGGCGGTCGGCGGCGTTCCGGTCGACGGCATCGGCGGCGGCATGAGCGCGCGGGCAAAGGAGCGCCCGATGGTGCGCAGGCCGGCCAACGCACGTCGCGAGGCAGGCGGCGATCCGGCACGGGGTGACGCGGTGCTGGCGAGCGATGGCCTTTGCGCAACCGCCCGGGGCACCGTCGCGGCGGCCGTGGTCCCGGCGACACGGGTCGGCGGCGGGCTGCGTCGGGCGCTCCACGGCGCGCCGCGGCGGCGTGCGCCGCAGTCGGGGCACACCGCCAGGTGGTCGGCGAAGGCGTGGCCGGTCGGGCAGCGGATGAGGTGGGCTTCGGCCTCTTCGAGGCGGTGTGCCCAATCTTCCGCGGTCGGTCGTCGATGCGGGTCCGCATGGCCGTGGGCGAAGGCGCGGACGAAGCCGTCGACGACCGCGGGGTGGAGCGCGCCGAGCGCCGGTGTGCCGGGCGGCGGCGCGACCGGCGCAGCAGGCCGCTCCAGGTAGGGGAACCAGCCGCGACGAATCTTCTCTTCGAGCGGAGGCGCTTCGCTGTCGGCCAGCCAGGCGCTGCGAAACGGGTGGCTGCCGGCCATCAGGAGCTGGAAGAGGAGCACGGCCAGGCCGAAGGCGTCGTGCTCCGGCAGGCGGACGGTGTCGTGGAACGGCTGGCCCTGCAGTTCGGGCGGCGTGTACTCCGCCCGGCCGACCGGGCACGGATAGAACACGATCTCGGCCGGGCGGATCCGTTGGATCTGGAACGAGTCGGCGTCGATGAGCGTCACGAGCGCGCGCGGCGTGACGAGGACGTTCCGCTCGTTCAGATCGCCAACGACGACCTTGGCCGCGTGCAGCGCCGCCAGCGCGGAGGCAAGGTTCCGCGCCGCCCGGTGAAGATAGGCCCGGTCGAAGTCCGGCAGTGTCTGCGCGCGGCGCCGCGGGTTCAACACGTCGAGCGCCGGCACGGCATCGCGAATGTACGGCATGAGGAAGCCGATCAGCCGCTTGGCGTCATCGAGGAGCAGCTCGCGCGGCCAGGCGATCGCGCTGTGGCCTTGGACGCCGGCCGGGTCGGGGGGCGGATGATCGCGCATCGCCCTTAGCTTGTCCGCCATCGCGGTGCGATCGGTGAAGAAGACCTTCGCCAGCAGCCGGTCGTCGCCGACGACGCGGTGGATGACCGCTTCGCCGCCCCGCGCGATCTCCACGCCGAGCTCGACCGTGGCACCGGTCGCCGTTCGGACGATCACGCGCTGCACGACCCGACGCGCGAGGGTTGCGTCGTGACGGCGCCACCCGGCTCGACGGCACGCGGCGCAGGCGATCCGATCATGGTTCCGCCGGTCCGTATGCGGCGACGAGCAGCGTCAGGTCGTCATCCGTCCGGGCACGGACGCGCGGCGAGTCAAGGAACGCGGCGAGCTGAGCCGTGGCGGTCTCGACGTGATCGATGGCGGCAGCGAAGCGGACGAGGGGCTGGAAGAAGGCGGCGTGCGGGGTCGCCGTCGCCAAGTCGAGCGCCAGTCGCAACAGGCCGTCCGTCAGCAGCACAACGGCCGCCACGTCGCCGTCCGCCCGCGTCATCACGTCCAGCGCGGCGGCGACCGCGCCTTCGCTCGTCAGAAAGGTCGTCTCGTTCGCATAGTCGCCCCGCTCCGGCACGGTCACCGCCGTGACCACGCCGTCCCGCCCGACCGCGACGACGAGGCCATCACCGATCTGGGCCGCGAGCACGCCTTCAGGGCGGACGATCGCGCACGACAGCGTGCAAGCCAGGTCACGGGTCGGCCATCCCTCGGCGTCCGCCAGGACTTCGACGGCCGCCCTCGCAGCATGCAGTGCGGCCGCCATCCCCTCGGCATCCCGTTCGCGCCGCGCCTCGACGTCGCCGTCCGCGTCGACGGTCCCCACCGGCCCCATGCCGGCCGGGCCTCCGTCACGCACCAACGTGCCGACGGCGGCGGCCACCGCGACCGCCGCCCCCCGCGCGCTGTGCGGCGCGCTGCCGGCGCCGTCCGCCACGGCGGCAACCAACGCCCCATCCGTTCGGACGGCCGCAGCATGTGCGTCCTGGCAGTCCGTGCCCGTCACGCGGTGCGACGTGCCGGCGATGGACGCCGCCGCCCATCGCCACCCCCCGGCGCCGCTCAACTGCCGCTCAATGGGACGTGTCGGCCACCGCCCAGCCGACCGGCGGCAGCGGCGTCTGGTCGCCCGGCCGGGACTGGGACACGGCCGAGAGGCTCTTCGACAGCCACGCAAAGAGCTCGTTGAAGGCCAGCCCGGCCAGCTTGAGCGGCGGCCGATCCTCACCGCAAAAACGAGCCAGCGTCCGCATGTCCGCGCCCTCGACCCCGACGGCGTACAACGAGACGCCGCGCCGTCCCTCCTCGGCCCGCGCCTCGTCGGCCGCCGCCTCCCAGCCGCGGTCCGTCGGGCGGCCATCCGTAACCAGCAGGAGCCACGGCCGGAAGTAGTCGATGCCGTTCGCGCGGTAGCGTTCCTTGCGCGCCCGTAGGAGCGCCAGCGCCCGGCCAACGGCCTCGCCCATCGGCGTCTCGCCGTCGGCGACGAGCGTCGGCGCCACGAATCGGTCGACGGTCGTGAAGGCGTCCGCCGGGTCGGCGGGCGCCGTTGCCCCGCCGGCCGGGTCGAGGACACGGACGCCGCCGCCGAACGTCAGCACCCCGATCTCGACACGCAGGCTGGCCAGTGTATCGGCCTTCAGCGCCGCGGCAAGGGACTGCAGACCGGCGTTCAGCTCGGCAATCGCCCGACCGTGCATCGAGCCCGAGGTGTCCAGCACGAGGGCGACAGCACAGCGCGGCTCGGGGTTGTCCGCGAACTCGACGCCGGCAAGGACATCGCCGTGCATGGGATCGGATCGTTCTTCC
The nucleotide sequence above comes from Candidatus Avedoeria danica. Encoded proteins:
- a CDS encoding translation initiation factor, giving the protein MPTGRDRLVYSTHGGKAPKAGVDKGPGSSRPPAEQTVAIRREKKHRGGKTVTVAYEFQLRPDELKALGKLLKTACGTGGTVKDGTIEIQGDHRDAIAATLQKLGYKTKFTGG
- a CDS encoding protein phosphatase 2C domain-containing protein translates to MSGAGGWRWAAASIAGTSHRVTGTDCQDAHAAAVRTDGALVAAVADGAGSAPHSARGAAVAVAAAVGTLVRDGGPAGMGPVGTVDADGDVEARRERDAEGMAAALHAARAAVEVLADAEGWPTRDLACTLSCAIVRPEGVLAAQIGDGLVVAVGRDGVVTAVTVPERGDYANETTFLTSEGAVAAALDVMTRADGDVAAVVLLTDGLLRLALDLATATPHAAFFQPLVRFAAAIDHVETATAQLAAFLDSPRVRARTDDDLTLLVAAYGPAEP
- a CDS encoding VWA domain-containing protein, with the translated sequence MHGDVLAGVEFADNPEPRCAVALVLDTSGSMHGRAIAELNAGLQSLAAALKADTLASLRVEIGVLTFGGGVRVLDPAGGATAPADPADAFTTVDRFVAPTLVADGETPMGEAVGRALALLRARKERYRANGIDYFRPWLLLVTDGRPTDRGWEAAADEARAEEGRRGVSLYAVGVEGADMRTLARFCGEDRPPLKLAGLAFNELFAWLSKSLSAVSQSRPGDQTPLPPVGWAVADTSH